In Rhipicephalus microplus isolate Deutch F79 chromosome 7, USDA_Rmic, whole genome shotgun sequence, one genomic interval encodes:
- the LOC142766805 gene encoding uncharacterized protein LOC142766805, whose protein sequence is MKANKEEEREEVVESEKAAEEEDADEAEKAVEAMKVDKVIKATKTQETEEAEGAEDEAEDKEGAGDGKEATKKGDTEEAVECKGEEVEEAEEAKMTTTNSYIIFKLSIIT, encoded by the coding sequence ATGAAAGCGAACaaggaggaagagagagaggaagtGGTAGAGTCAGAGAAGGCCGCAGAAGAGGAGGACGCAGACGAGGCGGAAAAGGCAGTGGAAGCGATGAAAGTGGACAAGGTGATCAAAGCAACGAAGACGCAAGAGACAGAGGAGGCAGAAGGGGCGGAGGACGAGGCAGAGGACAAGGAAGGGGCAGGGGACGGAAAAGAAGCGACGAAAAAAGGGGACACAGAAGAGGCGGTAGAGTGCAAAGGAGAGGAGGTGGAGGAGGCAGAAGAGGCGAAGATGACGACGACTAACAGTTACATAATCTTCAAACTATCCATCATCACATGA